The Kineococcus radiotolerans SRS30216 = ATCC BAA-149 genomic interval GGACGTTGCCTCAGGCCTCATCCCGGGTGTGGGGTCGAGGAGGCCATAGCGATGTACCGCAGCCACGCGACGTGCCTCGGCTCGGTCGGTGTTCCCCTCCACCTGAGCAAACATCGGCATTGGCACCTGCCTTCTTGACCCGGTGACCCCGCAGACTGGGAGTGCAGTGTTTGCGTGAGGCAAGTGCATTCCGGCTAGGACAACACCCCGGTCAGCCCTTCAAGCCGTGCTCACCAGCGGTCAAGTGGACCGAGAGGGAGGCGGCGGTGATCGCGGGGTGGCTGAGGTGCGGACAGTGCCCAGAGGCGTCGAGGGTGACGAGGGGGGCGTGGGGCGGCGGGCGGCGACGTCGCGGACGGCGGTGTCAAGGGCGAGGACGTCGGCGCGGTTCTGCAGGACGAGGACGGGGGCGGTGACCTCGGTGAGCAGGGCGCGGGAGTCGGCGCGGAAGGTGGCGCGGGCGAAGTTGCGATCGGAGGGAACGACCATGACGACCTGGCGGACGCGGTCGGGGGTGGGCAGAGCGACGCGGGCGGCGATCATGGCGCTGACGCTGTGCCCGCGGTGCGGAGGACACCTGGTACCAGTGGTGTGCAGCTCGTGCCTCCACTGGAGTGCTCACCAAAGCGTTCCAGCGGGTCGCCTGGCCTGACCGGAGATCCTTGAACCTGGCCACCTCACCTCCAGCGGTGAGTACCACCGGTGCCCAGGTGGGCCGCTCCGTGATCGCTCGCCGTTCATCAGATGGGTGTCCACTGACCTGCCCGCGAGGACCCTCAGCGCGGCAGTGCCGTTACGAGGCGAAAGGAGAAGCGAGGGGCGGCGGTGTGAGGAGGGGTGTGAGGAGGGGTGTGAGGAGGGGTGTGAGGAGGGGTGTGAGGGGGGGTGTGAGGAGGGGTGTGAGGGGGGGTGTGAGGGGGGTGTGAGGGGGCGGTGTGAGGGGGGGTGTGAGGGGGCGGTGTGAGGGGGCGGTGTGAGGGGGCGGTGTGAGGGGGTCAGCTGGGTAGAGCAGCGATGATGCCGACGATGCGAGGTCCGCTCCCGGCGCTCGAGTCGATGACGCGTCCGCTGCTGAGACGCCAGGCGTAACTTCCGTCGCTCATGCGCGTTCGGTAGCGCGCTTCGTAGCGCTGGCGGGTGTCGAAGGCCCGGCTCAGGGCGTCGGCGATGCGCTCGCGGTCCTCGGGGTGGACGTGGTGCGCGAGCTGGTCTTCTAGTGTGGCGCCGTCTGTGGGGTGGACGTCGAGCAGGGCGGCGCACTGTTCGTCCCAGGACAGCCTCCGACTGCGGTGGTCCAGCTCCCAGGCACCTGCGCCGGGGTGGAGCAGCGCGCCATCGGCTAGGGCGCTGGGAAGGGCTGAGGGAGGTAAAGCGTTGCCGGGCGGGGTGGAGGTGACATCGGCCGGGACGTGGTTGCTCGGGACGTGGTCGTCCGGGGCTGGCTCGGTGAGCTCCAGCTTCCTGAGAGAGATGTCGGCGCTGCGGGTGGTGAGCCACGCGGTGAGGGCGGGGGGAAGCAGCTGCCAGGAGGAGGGGCCAGCGTCACGTAGCAGCTGCAGCAGCACCTCGTGGGTCAGGCCGTCACTTTGGACGAGTAGACCCTGGTCTCGCCCGCGCTCGTCGTCGATGAGGACTGCATCGGTGAAGATCGACAGGGTGGGGTCTGTGGTGGGGGGCATGTCATCGCCCCACATCTCGTACACGGCGTCGCGGACGCCGCGGGCACGAGCCTGGCGACGCTGTTCCGTCTCCGGGGTACCCATGCTTCCCTCGCCACCTCACTGCTGTCCTCACGCCTGCCGGACAGCGTTGTCCCCGGCGGTGCCGCGCTCGACACCGCTGTGTTCCACCCGTGGTGTTCGACTCCCTCGTACCCGCTGGCTGTGCGCAGTCGGGCGGCGACGTGTCTGCTTATCGGCTCATAGTGAAGGGCGATGCGCGGCGGTGTCCATGCGTTCTCAACTTTGGCTGCGGCTGTGGACCCGCAGGTCAGGCCCCCTTTCGAGGGTCATGGCAGTGACCGTCGGTTGGGCAGGAAGGAGACCTGCAGGGGAGCAGCAGAGGGGCAGACGCAGGACAGGCGCAGACGCAGGACAGGTGTGGGTCCGGCCCCGGCCCTGGAGGGAGGCCACGAACGGCGCCGCAGTGCTGGGATACGGCCGGGCGGGTGCAGCGAAAGCCTGCAGCTGCAGCTCGCTGCGTCCTCTCCTGCTCGCAGCTACTCCGGTTCCCGCTCGCCGCTGCGTGGGTGCTCGTCGATCGGCGGCTGGCCGGCGGCGGGGAGGTGTCCGGCGCGGCGGGCGGCCTCGACGGCGGCGGTGCTGCTGCGCACACCGTACTTTCGGCGGATGGTGGCCAGGTGCTGGGCGATGGTGTTGGCTGAGCGACCCAGCCGCTCGGCGATCTGCGCGCCGCTGAGGCCCTCGGCCACCAGTTGCAGCGTCTCAGCCTCCCGAGCGGTGAGCCGGTTGACGCCAGGAGAGCTGTGGGCAGGGGCCATGTGCTGCTGCAGCCTGCGCAGCTCCGACTCCATCTGCTGCAGCTCCGACTCACTGATCATCACGACGCGCTCACCGCTGCGCGCCTGCAAGTACATCCGGCGATCCCCGGCGGCGATGGCGTCGAGCAGGTGCGGCCACAAGGCGCTCGCGAGAGCTTGGTCGGTGTCGTGCACGTGGTGCCACCTCCCTCTGCGTCTCGTCTGAAGAGCGCCGCTGCTTCATCAACGACCAGTATCCAGCCCCGCTGGCGGGCCAGCCCCACCTTCGCAGTCGCAGCGAGCCGCCGCACCTGCGCATCCACGGTCTGCGACCCGCCACCTCGTGTCTGCTGCGTGCTGCGCTGGGCCGGCGCTGTTCCGGCCTCGGCATCCTGGCCGGCGACCTTGAGCCTCTCACCGGTACGTAACGGTATCTACGGCACAGTCCGTGCTCAGCCAGCACTCACCAGCTCGTCCTCATGCCTGGCCGGAGCCACGGGGAAGCGGTCGGGCTTGGACGCAGCAGGCTGCTCCAAGAACGGGGCGGGTCTCGGCACCCGCTCCGACGTCGATCTGCCGGGCTTGGATCCGTCACGCTTTGACCTGCCGACTTCGAAGCCGGCGGAAATCTCCTCGAGGTCCCCCGGGTCCCGCCCGGCTCCACCCGCTCTCCGTCCGCCCAGCGGCCATGCGCTCGCAGGAGACGCGGCAGTGGGACCCGGACGGCGTCACCCGATTGGCTTCATGTTCTGACGCTCAGTGCCGAAGTACTAGTTAAGACAGCTAGTACACCCGTCAGACGCCATGCCCTGCCCGACCGACGTCGGTGAGGACCCAGCCAGCTGGACCGCGACAGGAGAACATCGTGACCAATCCTCAGACCCCGAGCACTCCCCGAGGCGCCGACCTCACGGATGCCCTGGACATGCCGAAGCTCCCTGCCCGTCACGCCGGTCTCGGACGCTTGCGGGCTTCCGGCCGCTGGGCCAAGACCCGCGCCCTGCTCGCCGGCGGCCTCGTCCTGGGCGTGGGCGGCTCGGTCACCCTGGCTGCGTGGACGGACACCGAATGGGTCTGGGGCGGCACCGACGGCGCCGGCGACATGGCCACCGCCAGCTTCGCGATCGAGCAGAACGTCTGGAACGGCACCTCCGGCGCGGCGGTCTGGCGCGACGGTGCTGACGAAGCCAACGCCGGCCAGCTGAACTTCACCATCGACGCCGCCAACCTCATCCCGGGCAAGACGGTGTACGCGCCGATGCAGCTGCGTACCAAAGCCGGTTCCGAGGCAGGCTCCCTCCAGCTGAATGGCGCTGTCCTTGCTCCTGGGGGTTCTCAGACCCTGTTCGAAACGTTGCGCTACACCGTGGTCACCGGCGTCGCCAAGGCCGCCTGCAGCGCCACCAACTTCTCCCTGCCCACCAGTCTCAGCGCCCGCCACGTCGTCGATGCCACCTTGAGCACCCCCGCGACCCAATCCATCCCGCTGGCGGCTGATGGTCCCAGCAGCGCCGGCAACGCCGTCGACGTCTGCTTCGCCATCACCCTGCCGGCCACCGCTGACAACACCATTCAGGACAAGACAGCCAGGCTGTTCTGGAAGTACGACGCGGCGCTGGCATGAGCCTCCAGGACAGGCGGACGTTGCAGATGGTGCAGGCGCTGCAGACGATGCAGAAAAAAGAAACCTCGCTCACGCAGCAACAGCCGGCCACGCCGCCGACGCCGAACACCAGCGCCCAGTCCGCTGCGCTGGTCGACTCAGACGATGCTGGACCGGGCGAGCCCAGGCTGCGGCACTGGGTCCGCGAGACGGTCTTGACCGTAGCGGCACTTGGTGGAGTGGTCTGCCTGCTGGCCATCGCCGCGGCGGTGTTCTGCGACATCACCCTGGTGATGTTCCGCACCGGGTCCATGAGCCCCACCATCCCCGCCGGCGCGGTCGCCGTGGTGCGTGCCGTTCCCGCGGCTGAGGTGGTGGTCGGTGACGTGGTCACCGTGGAACGGCCAGACGCGCTGCCCGTCACCCACCGCGTCCTGCGGATCGCGCCGAACCCCAACGGGCCTGCCGCCTCTCGGCTGCTGACCCTCAAGGGTGACGCCAACGCCACCGCGGACCCGGTGCCTTACGCGGTCAGCGACGTGCGCCGGGTCATCGTCTCCCGAGCGCACCTGGGGCACTGGATCAACCGGGCTCGATCCCCGCTCGCTCTCAGCGCCACCACGCTCCTCGTCGGGGCCCTGGTGACGTGGACGTTCTGGCCGACAGCAGCCACGGCGCAGCCGCCAACTCGGTCGGGGATTCGTTCCTAGCTGCGGCCCTGCACGCCGCGCCGCCGCTGGTGGAGTCGAACTTCAGCAGAGCTAGGCACGTCATGACCCTCATGACCCCCGACCGACACCGTGCCCCACTACGAGCGGCAACAGCTAGTCGATCACAGCGCCCCAGCAGCCACGGTGACCACGGTGACCGGCAAATCTCACAGCAGGAGGAGGTGACCAGATGCGCCATCGTGGATTCGCCGATGTCGACCGTTCGACCCGCCGCCTTCTCGGCCCTTGGCTCGGTTCGAGAATCGGCGTCCTCACCAGCGTCGTGCTCATCACTGTGGCCGCCGGTACCGCGGGTTCCATCGCCCTGGCTTCTAGCGCGGTCGCCGACTCTACGCCGCCGAAGCTGCGCCTGGACTCGCAGTTCACCCGCCACGGACCCGCCACTCTGGCCCCGGGCCGACGCATCCACTGGGAGATCGAAGCCACCCTCGAAGGCGGGGCGGTCGGCGCACTGGAACTGCAGGTCGCCTCCGAAGGCGCCCTGGTCACCCGCCCCGACGGGCTGTGGATCCAGGTCCGCACCTGTGATCAGCGCTGGCTGACCAAGCCCGCCCGCTGCCCCGGCAACCTGCTGCAGCTGCTCGCCCCCCAGCGCCTGGCCGACGTACCGGCGGAGACGATGGTGCCGGTCGGGAACATCTCCTTGGCCGACTCCCAATGGGTCCTGGTCACCATGAACCTGCCCGAGAACGCCTCCGCGGAGCTGCAAGGCGCCTCAGGGCGCATCGGCATCGGACTCACCGCCTCCGGCGACGACACCGGCGTTCCGACCCCCACGCGCACCCCCACGCCCAACTCCACGCCCACGCCTGAAGGTGCCACCCCGACGGGCGCACCCACAGCCACCGCCCCGGCACCGACTTCCCCGGCCGTTGAGCTGCCCGCAGCGTCTCCGCAGAAACCCATCGAGGAGTCGCCCATCCCGGCGCCTCCTGCGGTGCCCCCCGCAGCGCCCACGTCGGCGCCCACCTCCACCTCGGCTCCCGCCGATGTGCGTCCCATCACGGTGGCACCCCTCGGCGCGTCCCCGGTGAAGGTGACGACGGGATCTGCCGCTCGGGCCGCTGGGGGCGCTCCGAGGTCGGGTGGTGGTTCCATGTCGGACCCGTCGGATCTGCCGACGCGCCTGGCTCGCACCGGGGCCGAACTGGGACCTACCCTGGGCTTGGCTCTAGGGGCCATCGCCGCGGGTCTGCTCCTCAGCGCTCTGGCCCGGCGGCACCGCTCACCTCAGGATTCAACTCAGCGAGCACCTGAGCATGCGCCTGAGCGTTCAATACAACGAGCCTCGCGGGGCCGACAATGACCCGGCGCGCCGCCAGCTGGCGTGCGATCCGTCGGCGCACGGTCGGTCAGCCCCCGGTGAGCCAGCCCCCGGTCAGCCAGCGTGCGGTGAGCCGACGGGCGGTCACCGCTGTGGTCGCGACGACCCTTGCCGCACTGCTCAGCGTCGCGCACCTGGGAACGCTCGGCGACATCGCCGAGACCACCGATGCGTCCTGGGTGGACCGGGAGATGGTGCAGTCCTCCCTGTCGGTGGGTGGACCGCTCAGCTGCGCCACCCTCGGCCGTTACAGGAGCGCCAGCCAAGCGCGGATGACCACTGGTCGCCTGCTGGGACGCGACCTGTCCACAGTCGTGGACGTGGCCGGGGTGTCGGTGACCAACCCGGGGACTGGAGCCAGCGCGGTCCCAGCCACGACGACCCCCGTGGGTGCTGACGCATTCCGCAACAACCTCACCATCACCGCCTTGAACACCGCCCTCAGCACCGACCTGAGCGGAGTCCTCACCCTTCCGCTGGCCGGCACCAACCTCGGCGCCTACGCCCAGTACGCCCGGGCCGGCAGCGAGGGCAAAGCCGTCGCCGCCGCCGGGCTGATCTCCGACACCGGTGCCCTCGCCCTCGGCAGCGCCGCTACCCCCGCCACCCCCGCCAGCACGCCCGCTGGGGATGCCGCCAGCATCGACCTGGCCAAGCTCGCCCCCGCCACCGTCGCGCTGGCTGGGGTCAACCTGGGTGTCGGCGCGGTCGGAGCCCGCGCCGCACTCCAGGGGTGCCAGCTGAGCAGTAACGTCCCCTCAGCCGAGCGCAGCTACGGCATCGCCTCGCTGAACCTCCGGGCCTCCGTTCCGGCGGTGAAGACCGTCGGCACCACCCTGACCACCCAGCTCGGTGCGGTCTCCACCACCGTCGACGGGCTGAAGACCACCCTGCAGTCGACGCTGAAGAACGTCGTAGGTCCTCTGCTAGGAGGTACTGCGGGAACGAGCACGGCGAACATCACCCTCGACCTCGCGGCCTTGAACACCGAACTGCTGACTCCCCTCAGCGATGGGATGGTCACCGTGGACCTGCGCAACGGGCTGGTCACCGTCGATGTGGCCGAGCTACTCAGCGGTTCCGGTGGCCTCAACGGGCAGGCGCCGAACACACAGTTGTTGCTGACCACACTCAACACCACCGTACCCAACCGGGTGACGGCACTGCTGAACACCTGGAAGACGCAGGTCCAGCAGCGCCTGACGGCAGTCCTGAACGCCGCCGCGGTCGAGCTCCGCGTCACCGTGGCCCCGCTGGGACTGGGGACGCCCAAGATCGTCGTCATCAACTCCACGCTCGGTGGGCTGGTGCAGGGCACCGGCACCACCAGCATCGACGGGGCAGCCCCCGCCGGCGGCTTGCTCTCCATCCTCACGTCGTCGCTGCTGCCAGCCCTGGGAGCGGTGGTCAACACCGCCCTGTTCGCCGCTCCTGCCGGCGCGGTTCCCGCCGTGGCGTCCGCGCTCACCCCGGTCATCGCCGCGGTGGCGCCGGCGCTGACTCCGGTGATGGCTGCGGTGACATCGGTGCTGACCCTCACGGTCAACGTGCAAGACAGCCCCGCCAGTGGCGTGCACCGTGTCAGCGCCTTGCGCATCGGGGTACTGGCCTCCACCGCCGCCGGTAGCGAGCTGCGCCTAGCCACCGCCGTCGCTGGACCCGTTACCTCATTGACGCCCTAAGCGGGGCAGGTTCCGTAGACCGACACACAGGCACACCGCGGCGCACAGGAACAGCCAACGGACCCGGTGGGTACGGATGGGTCGGGAACAAGCGGCCTCGCGATGAGACGCCAGAGTCACGCCCGGGCGAGGACGCGGCCATGCCGTTCCATTCGATGGCGGTTCGCGTGGCGACAACGTCGGGCTGTGCTCCGCGGTCAGCGCAGGTTGGCCGGCCTCTACGACGAGCACCAGCCCGGCGCCCTGCTCGCCGTGGGCTGCGGAGACGGGACGGCGCTGCTGCCCACCCTGCAGACCAGGCGGCACCGTCCCGCCCGCCTCGACGTGGTCGAGCCCTCCGAGCCGCTGCTGCAGGCCGCCACCTCCGGGCTGCGCCATTGTTAGGGCAGTGGGCGGGACATCGGGCGGGACATCGGGCGGGACATCGGGCGGGACATCGGGCGGGACATCGGGCGGGACATCGGGCGGGACATCGGGCGGGACATCGGGCGGGACATCGGGCGGGACATCGGGCGGGACATCGGGCGAAGCAGCACGGCGGATGAGTCACCGGCGATACACGCCTGGCCGGTGACGGTCCAGGACTTCCCCACCGAACAGAGCCCCGTCCCGCTGAGTTCCTCGACCGTGTCCGGCGCGGCGCGGAGTTAACCCTGGCTCGTCGGGCGTCGGGGCGTTGTTCGCAGATTCTCCGCGCACATCGCGAGATGACCCGGATGGTCGGTACCTGAGCTCCGGCGTCCTCCGCGGTGCGCGAGCCTCGGGAAGCATTCGCTGGTCACATGGGCAGGAGGACGAGCACCTGTCACGGTGGCCTCACCGAGGAATCGACGGTCTATTAGCCATCCGGGTGGAGCGTGGCGGAGCTGGCTGGTCAACGATCTCCCGCGGTACTCGATCTGCGACTGCGGCACGGGTAGCGGGCTGGACGAGCGCTCCCTCGGGGCACAGTGGGGCACAGCTGGGGCAGACCTGGCTTGTGCTCAGGAGGCTGCGCAGGCGCTTGCTGGGGCTGAGCGGACGAGGGTGAAGGCTTCGGCCATCACGGCCGTATCAGCTGCCCCGGCACGCGTGGTGTTCACGCACTCACCGGTGCGCAGTGAGCCCAGGGACAGGTGCGCCACGTGCTCAGGGTCGAAGCACAGCTGCTGCCCTCCGGTGAGCTGCAGGCACACGGCTGGACCGGTCGAGACCACCACAGCGGCTTCGGAGGTGTGGGCGGGTGTGCGCAGCACGATGACGGCAGCGAACGTGAGCAGGACGGAGACGACGCCTAGCGCGAGCGTCGGCCGGCGTGCACCGGTGTTGCTCTCGGCGATCCTCACAGAACCCGCGATGAGGACACCGCGGCGGCGGTGGCGCTGCCCGCGTCGGGGACCTGGCCGGTCGCCTGGCTGGGGACCGAGCCCGTGACCCGGTCCGCGGCTCGGCCGACGACGTGGTCGGTGGCTCGGCCGACGACGTGGTCGGTGGCTCGGCCGACGACGTGGTCGGTGACGTAGCCGGTGGCGTGGTCGGGGACGTGGCTCGCGACTTCGCGCGCCGGCTGGGGACGGGCGTAGAGGTAGCCCTGGGCGTAGGTGCAGGACAGCTCCCGCAGCACCTGCGCCTGCTGCTCGGTCTCCACACCCTCAGCGACCACGTCGAGGCCGAGGCTGCGGGCGAGTTCGATGATGGAGGCCACCAGCGTCGTCGCGGACCCGCCGTGGGCGAGGTCGGTGATGAAGGACTGGTCGATCTTGACGGTGTCCACCGGCAGCCGCCGCAGGTAGGACAGGCTGGAGTAGCCGGTGCCGAAGTCGTCGATGGCCACCAGCACCCCGGTCGCGCGCAGCTGCGCGAGGCGGGCTGAGACGGCTTCGAGGTCGTCGACCAGGACGCTTTCGGTGACTTCCAGGGTCAGCTGGTGCGGGCGCAGGCCGCTTTCGCGCAGCGCCTCGCGCACGGTGTGCAGGATGTCGTCGGAGGCCAGCTGCACGGCGGAGAGGTTGACCGCCACGCTCACCGGGTACCCGCGCTCCGCGCTCCACGTCGCGGCTTGTGCGGTGGCGGTGCGAAGCACCCACGCCCCGATGGCCAGGATGTCGCCGCTGGCTTCGGCGAGGGGGATGAACTCCAGCGGGGGCACGGTGCCGCGTTCGGGGTGGTGCCAGCGCAGCAGCGCCTCGTACCCCTTCGGCTGGGCCAGTCCGTTGTCTTTCCGGAAGTCGACCGTGGCCTGGTAGTGCACTTCCAGCTGCCCGGCGTCGAGGGCGTGGGTGAGGTCCTCGCGCAGGGACGCCTTGTCGTGGGCGGCCTGCGACATACCGGGGGAGTAGGCCACGAGGCGGTTCTTGCCGGCGGCTTTGGCCCAGTACATCGCCAGGTCGGCGTTGCGCAGCAGCTCGGTGGCGGTGTCCAGCTCGCTGAGCGTTCCGCACAGGGTGGCGGTGTCGGCGGTGCCGAGGCTGGCGTGGACGTGGATGGGCTGCCCGTCCACGTCCACCGGCTGGGCGAGGCTGGCGAGGAACCGCTCTCCGACCCGGCGGGCGGGGGCGGCGCCGCCGTGGATGACGACGGCGAACTCGTCCCCGCCCAGGCGCGCCACCAGGTCGCTACCGCGCACGCAGGCGCGCAGGCGTTCGGCCACCGCCAGCAGCAACTGGTCCCCGGCGGCGTGACCGCGGGAGTCGTTGACGTTCTTGAAGTCGTCGAGGTCGACGAAGAGGACCCCGACCTGGTCCCGGCGAGACAGCACCCGGGTGAGGAACTCGCTGAGCTGGGTGCGGTTGGCCAGCCCGGTGAGGGCATCGCGCAGGCCCTGCTGCTCGTTCAGGCGCCAGGAGGTGAGGTGGGTGGCGCTGGCGGCGAGGACGAAGCCGGCGTGGATCATCATCCACCGCCAGGGGTGGGTCATGGCGGCGTGGTGGTCGTAGACGTCGCCGGGGAACAGCGTGCCGAGCAGGCCGTGGTGGACGACGACGATGAGCAGGCCCACGCTGAAGGGGACCCAGTCCTGGTAGAGGGCGACGAGACCGACCATGACGAAGAAGTGGAAGTGCGCTTCGGTCTGCCCGCTCCAGAACTGCACGAGCACGGTGGAGGCGAGGAAGAGACTGACCGAGGCCGCACCGGAACGCAGCTTGCGGGAGGAGGACGGCGGCAAGGCCAGCAGCAGGGGAGCGGCGACGAGCAGCCCACCGGCGAGGCTGGCCGCGACGCCTTGTGCGCTGAAGGCACCGAAGAGCACCAGGACCAAGGCCTGCAGTCCCGCGACGCGCACGATGGCGCGGTGGCGGCGCTGCCACACCTCATCGGGCAGCATCCGTCCGCGCGGCAGCACCGAGAAGGCGAGCCCAGCGTGTCGACGCGCGGCTTCCCTGAGGGATCTCACGGTGACTCCTTCGACCGTCCGCGAGCCCAGGAGCACCAAACGCACTCGGATGGACCAGGGGTGGCGGCTGCGTCCTCCCGCACTGGATCACCGCGAGAGGAACTCGATGGGAGATCCGGCCGCCCGGACGGCCAGGTCGAGGCGACTCGGCGTGGCCGTCCAGGGGGCGCGGGTGGAGTGGGCTGGCGACGGGTGGTGCGGGTGGTCTCAGATGGCGAGGTCGCGCTCGAGGATCGTCAGCTGGCGGCGCGCCATGGCGAGGTTCGAGGAGTCCTTCTTGAGGACCAGGTACAGGAAGAGGCCCTGGCCGGACTGGGACTGGATGAGGCGGATCAGGTGGATCTGGGTGCCGAGGGTGATGAGGATGTCCTCGATCTGCTCGGACAGGCCCAGGCGCTGCATGGTGCGCAGCTTGGCGCGCACGACGTCGGTGTTGCCGGCGGCGGCGACGTCGAGGTCGAGGGCGCCGCCCCCGACCTGGCCGAGCGACATGCCCGACTCGTAGTCGACGAGGGCCGCGGCGGTGGCGCCGTCGATCTCGAGGCAGGCCTTCAGGGTCGCGTCGACGTTGGTCACGTCTGGTCCTCCACACAAAGAGCGGCACGCCGTACCGACGGCACGGTGTAGTGCTCGTCGGAGAAGCGGCGGCAGACCTTGATCGAAACCGACACATCTGCTCCGTGAGGCCCGTCACAACAACTCGGGACGCCGTGAT includes:
- a CDS encoding PAS domain-containing protein translates to MPPTTDPTLSIFTDAVLIDDERGRDQGLLVQSDGLTHEVLLQLLRDAGPSSWQLLPPALTAWLTTRSADISLRKLELTEPAPDDHVPSNHVPADVTSTPPGNALPPSALPSALADGALLHPGAGAWELDHRSRRLSWDEQCAALLDVHPTDGATLEDQLAHHVHPEDRERIADALSRAFDTRQRYEARYRTRMSDGSYAWRLSSGRVIDSSAGSGPRIVGIIAALPS
- a CDS encoding helix-turn-helix transcriptional regulator; translated protein: MHDTDQALASALWPHLLDAIAAGDRRMYLQARSGERVVMISESELQQMESELRRLQQHMAPAHSSPGVNRLTAREAETLQLVAEGLSGAQIAERLGRSANTIAQHLATIRRKYGVRSSTAAVEAARRAGHLPAAGQPPIDEHPRSGEREPE
- a CDS encoding SipW-dependent-type signal peptide-containing protein, with the protein product MTNPQTPSTPRGADLTDALDMPKLPARHAGLGRLRASGRWAKTRALLAGGLVLGVGGSVTLAAWTDTEWVWGGTDGAGDMATASFAIEQNVWNGTSGAAVWRDGADEANAGQLNFTIDAANLIPGKTVYAPMQLRTKAGSEAGSLQLNGAVLAPGGSQTLFETLRYTVVTGVAKAACSATNFSLPTSLSARHVVDATLSTPATQSIPLAADGPSSAGNAVDVCFAITLPATADNTIQDKTARLFWKYDAALA
- a CDS encoding signal peptidase I, encoding MSLQDRRTLQMVQALQTMQKKETSLTQQQPATPPTPNTSAQSAALVDSDDAGPGEPRLRHWVRETVLTVAALGGVVCLLAIAAAVFCDITLVMFRTGSMSPTIPAGAVAVVRAVPAAEVVVGDVVTVERPDALPVTHRVLRIAPNPNGPAASRLLTLKGDANATADPVPYAVSDVRRVIVSRAHLGHWINRARSPLALSATTLLVGALVTWTFWPTAATAQPPTRSGIRS
- a CDS encoding choice-of-anchor G family protein, which produces MSRRAVTAVVATTLAALLSVAHLGTLGDIAETTDASWVDREMVQSSLSVGGPLSCATLGRYRSASQARMTTGRLLGRDLSTVVDVAGVSVTNPGTGASAVPATTTPVGADAFRNNLTITALNTALSTDLSGVLTLPLAGTNLGAYAQYARAGSEGKAVAAAGLISDTGALALGSAATPATPASTPAGDAASIDLAKLAPATVALAGVNLGVGAVGARAALQGCQLSSNVPSAERSYGIASLNLRASVPAVKTVGTTLTTQLGAVSTTVDGLKTTLQSTLKNVVGPLLGGTAGTSTANITLDLAALNTELLTPLSDGMVTVDLRNGLVTVDVAELLSGSGGLNGQAPNTQLLLTTLNTTVPNRVTALLNTWKTQVQQRLTAVLNAAAVELRVTVAPLGLGTPKIVVINSTLGGLVQGTGTTSIDGAAPAGGLLSILTSSLLPALGAVVNTALFAAPAGAVPAVASALTPVIAAVAPALTPVMAAVTSVLTLTVNVQDSPASGVHRVSALRIGVLASTAAGSELRLATAVAGPVTSLTP
- a CDS encoding putative bifunctional diguanylate cyclase/phosphodiesterase — protein: MRSLREAARRHAGLAFSVLPRGRMLPDEVWQRRHRAIVRVAGLQALVLVLFGAFSAQGVAASLAGGLLVAAPLLLALPPSSSRKLRSGAASVSLFLASTVLVQFWSGQTEAHFHFFVMVGLVALYQDWVPFSVGLLIVVVHHGLLGTLFPGDVYDHHAAMTHPWRWMMIHAGFVLAASATHLTSWRLNEQQGLRDALTGLANRTQLSEFLTRVLSRRDQVGVLFVDLDDFKNVNDSRGHAAGDQLLLAVAERLRACVRGSDLVARLGGDEFAVVIHGGAAPARRVGERFLASLAQPVDVDGQPIHVHASLGTADTATLCGTLSELDTATELLRNADLAMYWAKAAGKNRLVAYSPGMSQAAHDKASLREDLTHALDAGQLEVHYQATVDFRKDNGLAQPKGYEALLRWHHPERGTVPPLEFIPLAEASGDILAIGAWVLRTATAQAATWSAERGYPVSVAVNLSAVQLASDDILHTVREALRESGLRPHQLTLEVTESVLVDDLEAVSARLAQLRATGVLVAIDDFGTGYSSLSYLRRLPVDTVKIDQSFITDLAHGGSATTLVASIIELARSLGLDVVAEGVETEQQAQVLRELSCTYAQGYLYARPQPAREVASHVPDHATGYVTDHVVGRATDHVVGRATDHVVGRAADRVTGSVPSQATGQVPDAGSATAAAVSSSRVL